A window of the Thermotoga sp. SG1 genome harbors these coding sequences:
- the pulA gene encoding type I pullulanase has protein sequence MKVRLWILLVLLFAALIFSETTIIVHYHRYDGKYDGWNLWIWPVEPVSQEGKAYQFTDEDDFGKVAIVKLPLDLTKVGIIVRLNEWQAKDVAKDRFIEIKDGKAEVWILQGVEEIFYEKPDTSPRIFFAQARSNKVIEAFLTNPLDTKKKDLFKVTVDGKEIPISRVEKADPTDVDVTNYVRVVLSEPLREEDLRKDVELIVEGYKPARVIMMEILDDYYYDGELGAIYSPERTIFRVWSPVAKWAKVLLFRNGDDAEPFKEVDMDYRGNGVWEAVVEGNLDGVFYLYQLESYGKVRTTVDPYSKAVYANGKKSAVVDLSKTNPEDWESDKGPQIGGYEDAIIYEIHIADITGLENSGVKNRGLYLGLTEGNTKGPGGVTTGLSHLVELGVTHVHILPFFDFYTGDELDKDFEKYYNWGYDPYLFMVPEGRYSTDPKNPYTRIREVKEMVKALHRNGIGVIMDMVFPHTYGIGELSAFDQTVPYYFYRIDKTGAYLNESGVGNVIASERPMMRKFIVDTVTYWVKEYHIDGFRFDQMGLIDKKTMLELEKALHKIDPTIIIYGEPWGGWGAPIRFGKNDVTGTHVAAFNDEFRDAIRGSVFNPSVKGFAMGGYGKETKIKRGVVGSINYDGKLIKSFASDPEETINYVACHDNHTLWDKNYLAAKADKKKKWTEEELKNAQKLSGAIILTSQGVAFLHGGQDFCRTKNFNDNSYNAPISINGFDYERKLQFIDVFNYYKGLIKLRKEHPAFRLKTAEEIKKHLEFLPGGRRIVAFMLKDHAGGDPWKDIVVIYNGNLEKETYKLPEGKWNLVVNGQKAGTEVIEVVEGTIELEPLSAYVLYRE, from the coding sequence ATGAAGGTCAGACTCTGGATCCTGCTTGTTCTTCTTTTTGCTGCACTGATCTTTTCCGAAACCACCATAATAGTTCACTACCACCGGTACGATGGAAAGTACGACGGATGGAACCTCTGGATATGGCCTGTAGAACCCGTCTCCCAGGAAGGGAAAGCCTACCAGTTTACAGATGAAGACGACTTTGGTAAAGTTGCTATAGTGAAACTGCCTCTTGATCTTACAAAGGTGGGGATCATCGTGAGACTCAACGAGTGGCAGGCAAAAGACGTTGCAAAAGACAGATTCATAGAGATAAAAGACGGAAAAGCAGAAGTGTGGATCCTTCAAGGAGTGGAGGAGATATTCTACGAAAAACCAGACACATCTCCTCGAATCTTCTTTGCACAGGCAAGATCGAACAAAGTGATAGAGGCATTTTTAACAAACCCGCTTGATACCAAAAAGAAAGATCTTTTCAAAGTTACAGTAGACGGAAAAGAGATTCCCATCTCCAGGGTGGAAAAGGCAGATCCTACGGATGTGGATGTGACAAACTACGTGAGGGTCGTTCTCTCTGAGCCTTTGAGGGAAGAAGATCTCAGAAAAGATGTGGAGCTGATCGTGGAAGGATACAAACCTGCAAGGGTCATCATGATGGAGATCCTGGACGATTACTATTACGACGGTGAACTTGGAGCCATTTACTCTCCTGAGAGAACGATCTTCAGAGTATGGTCTCCCGTTGCAAAGTGGGCGAAGGTGCTTCTTTTCAGAAACGGAGATGACGCAGAACCGTTCAAAGAAGTGGATATGGACTACAGAGGAAACGGCGTGTGGGAAGCGGTGGTGGAAGGAAATCTGGATGGAGTTTTCTATCTTTACCAACTGGAAAGTTATGGAAAGGTGAGAACAACGGTCGATCCTTATTCCAAAGCAGTTTACGCAAACGGCAAAAAGAGCGCCGTGGTGGATCTCTCTAAAACGAATCCAGAAGACTGGGAAAGCGACAAAGGGCCACAGATCGGAGGATATGAAGACGCTATAATCTACGAGATTCACATAGCAGACATAACCGGTCTTGAAAACTCCGGAGTGAAAAACAGAGGACTTTACCTTGGACTCACAGAGGGGAACACTAAAGGGCCTGGTGGAGTGACAACGGGCCTTTCACACCTTGTGGAACTTGGTGTTACGCACGTTCACATACTGCCTTTCTTCGATTTCTACACGGGGGATGAACTGGACAAAGACTTCGAAAAGTACTACAACTGGGGCTACGATCCTTACCTTTTCATGGTACCTGAAGGGAGATACTCAACGGATCCAAAGAATCCATACACGAGAATCAGAGAAGTCAAAGAGATGGTGAAAGCCCTGCACAGAAACGGTATAGGCGTGATTATGGACATGGTGTTTCCTCACACTTACGGTATTGGAGAACTCTCTGCCTTCGATCAGACGGTACCCTACTACTTCTACAGGATCGACAAGACAGGAGCATATCTGAACGAAAGCGGAGTAGGAAACGTCATCGCAAGTGAAAGACCCATGATGAGAAAATTCATCGTGGATACTGTGACATACTGGGTAAAAGAGTACCACATAGACGGTTTCAGATTCGATCAGATGGGTCTTATAGACAAAAAGACCATGTTGGAATTGGAGAAAGCCCTCCACAAGATCGATCCAACGATCATCATCTACGGTGAACCCTGGGGCGGCTGGGGTGCTCCCATAAGGTTTGGAAAGAACGATGTTACCGGCACACACGTAGCCGCCTTCAACGATGAGTTCAGAGATGCAATAAGAGGTTCTGTGTTCAATCCAAGCGTCAAAGGATTTGCGATGGGTGGATATGGAAAAGAGACCAAGATCAAAAGAGGTGTTGTGGGAAGCATCAACTACGATGGAAAACTCATAAAGAGTTTTGCTTCAGACCCCGAAGAGACCATCAACTACGTTGCTTGTCATGACAACCACACCTTGTGGGATAAAAACTACCTTGCCGCAAAAGCAGACAAAAAGAAAAAATGGACCGAAGAAGAGTTGAAGAACGCTCAAAAGCTTTCTGGGGCAATAATACTCACTTCTCAAGGGGTTGCCTTCCTCCACGGAGGGCAGGATTTCTGCAGGACGAAGAACTTCAACGACAACTCCTACAACGCTCCCATCTCGATAAACGGATTCGACTACGAAAGAAAGCTTCAGTTCATAGATGTGTTCAATTATTACAAAGGGCTCATAAAACTCAGAAAGGAACATCCTGCATTCAGACTAAAAACTGCAGAGGAGATTAAAAAGCACCTGGAGTTTCTGCCTGGTGGAAGAAGGATCGTTGCGTTCATGCTCAAAGATCACGCAGGTGGAGATCCGTGGAAAGACATAGTGGTGATTTACAACGGAAATCTAGAAAAAGAAACATACAAACTTCCGGAAGGAAAGTGGAACCTCGTTGTGAATGGACAAAAAGCGGGTACAGAAGTGATCGAGGTTGTAGAAGGAACGATCGAACTGGAACCACTCTCTGCCTACGTTCTGTACAGGGAATGA
- a CDS encoding WD40 repeat domain-containing protein, translating into MKKLVFGILVLATVLLFPQTFHLEKILGFSEVSAMTFKNGYLILGTGNGEIVVYKDGFYYMAFKVHENRVNSVVYSDGFIVSASDDKTVGVTNIETGEISLLKGHMKGVSSVTVSDGKILSASFDGTVKIWSFPDGKEISNQRFGPSVVQIAASGSRYVVGLANGLAVIRDLSNPSLSIPLKAHPEGIKKIVFSENGKLIATCGGNSVKVWDASNGKLVLQKDHVITVNDVDFLGNDMVVFVTDDYKAVILNVENGETVKSVNAHNNFVLLVSSDDDTIVTYGMDGIVNVWSAQLELKYSLFGHKLSVNALAISDDGKTLASGGDDREILVWNVEEGRVTHRIKALASVRKLLIVENTIISCLDSNTIKIYNLENGKLIKRLKVGTTSTMDIALFNGKIAVGFYDGSVALFDYPSFNEIWRKDTEHEIVQTIDMNEKFVAIGVSYSDPKGKTGYVEVLSMETGDKVFSLDAHEGNVNVVKFSGNYLVSGGEDGKIVLWSLNTGSKVKEISLGEAVSSLLFSEENLFVGTWNGNLYVFDFPELTLKTKLKVSDQKVGHFVKVGSQLLIPCGDGKIRIFEEK; encoded by the coding sequence ATGAAAAAACTGGTATTCGGTATCCTGGTTCTTGCAACGGTGCTTCTCTTTCCACAGACTTTCCACCTGGAGAAGATCCTTGGGTTCAGTGAAGTCTCCGCCATGACGTTTAAAAATGGTTATCTCATACTTGGAACGGGAAATGGAGAAATCGTTGTCTACAAAGATGGATTCTATTACATGGCATTTAAAGTCCATGAAAATAGGGTAAACAGTGTCGTGTACAGTGATGGTTTCATTGTGAGCGCATCTGACGATAAAACGGTCGGCGTTACAAACATCGAAACGGGAGAGATTTCTTTGCTCAAAGGTCATATGAAGGGGGTTTCTTCTGTTACTGTTTCGGACGGGAAGATCCTCAGCGCCTCCTTCGATGGAACAGTGAAGATATGGTCTTTCCCAGACGGAAAGGAGATATCTAACCAAAGATTTGGACCTTCTGTCGTCCAAATTGCTGCAAGTGGCAGCAGGTATGTGGTTGGTTTAGCTAATGGACTTGCTGTGATCAGAGATCTTTCGAATCCATCTCTTTCTATTCCTCTCAAAGCCCATCCAGAAGGGATAAAGAAGATTGTCTTCTCTGAAAATGGCAAACTCATAGCCACGTGTGGAGGAAACTCGGTGAAGGTATGGGATGCTTCGAATGGAAAACTCGTTCTTCAAAAAGACCATGTCATAACAGTGAATGATGTTGATTTCCTCGGCAACGACATGGTTGTTTTCGTAACAGACGACTACAAAGCCGTGATCCTGAACGTTGAAAACGGAGAGACGGTAAAATCTGTGAACGCGCACAACAACTTTGTCCTTCTGGTCTCATCAGACGATGACACCATAGTCACCTATGGAATGGACGGCATTGTGAACGTCTGGAGTGCACAGCTGGAACTCAAGTACTCTCTCTTTGGGCACAAACTTTCGGTGAATGCGCTGGCAATTTCAGACGATGGAAAGACACTGGCCAGTGGCGGCGACGATAGAGAGATACTTGTCTGGAACGTGGAAGAAGGAAGGGTAACACACAGAATCAAAGCGCTTGCAAGTGTGAGAAAACTTCTGATAGTTGAAAACACCATCATTTCCTGTCTGGACAGCAACACAATCAAGATATACAACCTAGAAAATGGAAAACTGATCAAAAGGTTAAAAGTTGGAACAACCAGTACCATGGACATAGCTCTTTTCAATGGGAAAATTGCTGTTGGCTTTTACGATGGAAGTGTTGCACTGTTCGATTATCCTTCCTTCAACGAGATATGGAGAAAAGATACAGAGCACGAGATCGTTCAAACTATCGATATGAATGAAAAGTTCGTTGCGATTGGAGTATCTTACTCAGATCCAAAGGGAAAAACAGGATATGTGGAAGTTCTTTCCATGGAAACGGGTGACAAGGTGTTCTCTCTTGATGCCCATGAAGGAAATGTGAACGTCGTAAAGTTCTCAGGGAATTACCTTGTGTCCGGTGGTGAAGATGGAAAGATCGTACTCTGGAGTTTGAACACGGGTTCAAAGGTGAAGGAGATCTCTCTGGGTGAGGCCGTATCTTCCTTGCTCTTCAGCGAAGAAAATCTTTTTGTCGGAACATGGAACGGAAACCTGTATGTTTTCGATTTTCCGGAACTAACTTTGAAAACCAAACTGAAGGTATCGGATCAAAAGGTGGGACATTTTGTGAAGGTAGGCAGTCAACTCTTGATTCCCTGTGGAGATGGAAAGATAAGAATCTTCGAAGAGAAATGA
- a CDS encoding ROK family transcriptional regulator yields MQNMEIYSLKQTRTINKLRILNTIRFEPGVTRNMISEKTGLDPSTVTKLVNEMKRKKMIYEKGILPSKLGRHSKRLYVNREFSRAVVVDLGVTHSLVGLSFFDGSVEVIDEFDTPDTPEECFKVLTERISRFPGVFPLIVIGVPGSVDKTHKKLAFAPNLNRWRDVDVEKYFKVFEVYLENDANLAALAETMKNKHFGDRKNIVYILVREGIGGGIIIEGRLYKGSFNAAGEIGHMKMYDRGPCFCGRVGCWEANTSISHCVHQYEKEKALPGKTMYEKFEALCSLYERDDLAKKILDEFTTILIDGIVNLVNILSPEIVIVGGEGVFLPESVFEKIVSETKRQVHPMDKEVSVEKGSFSNKEVVLVGTSILSSMMISEKLV; encoded by the coding sequence TTGCAAAACATGGAAATATATTCTCTGAAACAGACAAGGACGATCAATAAATTGAGAATTCTCAACACAATAAGGTTTGAACCGGGGGTCACTCGAAACATGATCTCGGAAAAAACAGGGCTTGATCCCAGCACCGTTACAAAGCTTGTGAACGAGATGAAGAGAAAGAAGATGATCTACGAAAAGGGAATTCTCCCTTCCAAACTCGGAAGGCATTCCAAAAGGTTATATGTGAACAGAGAATTTTCCAGAGCGGTAGTGGTCGATCTTGGAGTGACACACTCTCTTGTGGGACTTTCCTTTTTCGATGGTTCTGTAGAGGTCATCGATGAATTCGACACACCGGATACACCAGAAGAATGCTTTAAAGTTCTGACGGAGAGAATTTCCAGATTCCCCGGTGTGTTTCCTCTCATCGTGATAGGTGTTCCTGGATCTGTTGACAAGACCCACAAAAAGTTGGCATTCGCTCCGAACCTGAACAGATGGCGAGACGTCGATGTAGAGAAGTACTTCAAGGTGTTCGAAGTCTATCTGGAAAACGATGCAAATCTTGCAGCCCTTGCAGAGACGATGAAAAACAAACACTTCGGAGATCGAAAAAACATCGTGTACATTCTCGTGAGGGAAGGAATAGGTGGAGGAATAATCATTGAAGGAAGGTTGTACAAGGGATCGTTCAACGCAGCTGGAGAAATAGGCCACATGAAGATGTACGACAGAGGGCCCTGTTTCTGCGGAAGAGTGGGGTGCTGGGAGGCGAATACATCCATATCCCACTGTGTGCATCAGTACGAAAAGGAAAAAGCCCTTCCTGGAAAGACCATGTACGAGAAATTCGAAGCTCTGTGCAGTCTGTACGAAAGGGACGACCTTGCAAAGAAGATCCTGGACGAGTTCACAACCATCCTGATAGATGGGATTGTAAACCTTGTAAACATATTGAGCCCAGAAATAGTAATCGTTGGAGGAGAAGGAGTGTTTCTTCCCGAAAGTGTTTTTGAGAAAATTGTATCGGAGACAAAAAGACAGGTTCATCCCATGGACAAAGAAGTTTCTGTTGAAAAAGGAAGCTTTTCGAACAAAGAAGTGGTTCTGGTCGGAACTTCGATCCTTTCTTCTATGATGATAAGTGAGAAACTGGTATAA
- a CDS encoding sugar ABC transporter ATP-binding protein yields the protein MKPILEVRGIHKRFPGVHALKGVSMEFYPGEVHAIVGENGAGKSTLMKIIAGVYEPDEGEIIYDGRSVRWSHPSEAIKAGIVTVFQELSVMDNLSVAENMFMGDEEKRGIFVDYRKMYRETERFMREEFGIEIDPEEKLGRYSIAIQQMVEIARAVYKRAKVLILDEPTSSLTQKETEKLFEVVKKLKEKGVAILFISHRLEEIFEICDRVSVLRDGEYIGTDRIENLTKERIVEMMVGRKLEKFYIKEEHEPGEVVLEVKNLSGEGFENVSFNLRRGEILGFAGLVGAGRTELMETIFGFRPKKSGEIYIEGKKVEINHPLDAIEHGMGLVPEDRKRLGLILIMSIMQNVSLPSLDRIKKGPFISFRKEKELAKWAIETFDVRPPYPDRKVLYLSGGNQQKVVLAKWLALKPKILILDEPTRGIDVGAKAEIYKIMSHLAKEGVGVIMISSELPEVLQMSDRIAVMSFGKLAGIIDAKEASQEKIMKLAAGLNG from the coding sequence ATGAAGCCCATACTTGAGGTGAGGGGGATACACAAAAGATTCCCCGGGGTACACGCACTCAAGGGAGTGAGCATGGAGTTTTATCCAGGAGAGGTACATGCGATAGTGGGAGAGAACGGAGCGGGAAAGAGCACGTTGATGAAGATCATAGCAGGGGTGTATGAACCCGATGAAGGGGAGATCATATACGATGGCAGAAGTGTAAGATGGAGTCATCCGAGCGAAGCGATAAAAGCGGGGATAGTGACGGTGTTTCAGGAGCTATCGGTGATGGATAATCTGTCTGTGGCGGAAAACATGTTCATGGGGGACGAAGAAAAGAGAGGGATATTCGTAGATTACAGGAAGATGTACAGAGAGACGGAAAGATTCATGAGAGAAGAATTTGGGATAGAGATAGATCCTGAGGAGAAACTGGGGAGATACTCCATAGCGATCCAGCAGATGGTGGAGATAGCGAGGGCAGTTTACAAGAGGGCGAAAGTACTCATTTTAGACGAGCCAACATCCTCTCTCACACAGAAAGAGACGGAGAAACTTTTTGAGGTGGTGAAGAAACTCAAGGAGAAAGGAGTTGCGATACTCTTCATATCACACAGACTGGAGGAGATCTTCGAGATATGTGACAGAGTGAGCGTTCTGAGGGATGGAGAGTACATAGGAACAGACAGAATAGAGAACCTGACGAAAGAAAGGATCGTGGAGATGATGGTGGGAAGAAAACTTGAGAAATTTTACATAAAAGAAGAACACGAACCTGGGGAAGTGGTACTGGAGGTGAAGAACCTTTCTGGAGAGGGCTTTGAGAATGTATCGTTCAACTTGAGAAGAGGAGAAATCCTTGGATTTGCAGGGCTCGTTGGGGCAGGAAGGACAGAGTTGATGGAAACGATATTTGGTTTCAGACCAAAGAAGAGTGGGGAGATATACATAGAAGGAAAGAAAGTTGAGATAAACCATCCACTGGATGCGATAGAACATGGAATGGGACTTGTGCCAGAAGATAGAAAAAGACTTGGGCTCATACTCATCATGAGTATCATGCAGAACGTATCGCTTCCCAGTCTTGACAGGATAAAGAAAGGACCATTCATATCGTTCAGGAAGGAGAAAGAACTGGCAAAGTGGGCGATTGAAACATTCGATGTAAGACCTCCGTATCCGGACAGGAAGGTTCTGTATCTTTCCGGAGGAAACCAACAAAAGGTGGTACTTGCAAAGTGGCTCGCTCTGAAACCAAAGATCCTCATACTCGATGAACCTACAAGAGGAATAGATGTCGGAGCAAAGGCGGAGATCTACAAAATCATGTCGCATCTTGCAAAAGAGGGAGTAGGAGTCATCATGATCTCTTCTGAACTTCCAGAAGTTCTTCAAATGAGTGATAGAATCGCTGTGATGAGTTTTGGAAAACTCGCCGGTATCATCGACGCTAAAGAGGCTTCTCAAGAAAAAATTATGAAACTCGCAGCTGGATTGAATGGGTAA
- a CDS encoding ABC transporter permease has protein sequence MVELWKRLFKAKEAGIFLILVAIVIFLGITTEEFLTVENIFTVILNVSFIAIMSFGMTMVIITAGIDLSVGSVLGVASVVMGLLMNERGISPFWSVVLGLLVGVGFGLANGLLITKAKLAPFISTLGMLSVGRGLAYVLSGGWPISPFPESFTIHGQGMLGPVPVPVIYMAVIGVISHIFLKYTVTGRRIYAIGGNEEASRLVGIKTDRILIMVYTINGFLAAFAGFLLTAWLGVAQPNAGQGYELDVIAATVIGGTSLSGGEGTILGAFLGAVIMGVLRNGMILLGVSSFWQQVVIGIVIIIAIAIDQIRRAKER, from the coding sequence GTGGTTGAGTTGTGGAAGAGGTTGTTCAAGGCAAAAGAAGCGGGAATATTTTTGATACTGGTAGCGATCGTGATATTTTTGGGGATAACGACGGAAGAGTTTCTGACGGTGGAGAACATATTCACGGTGATACTGAACGTATCGTTCATAGCGATCATGTCGTTTGGGATGACGATGGTGATCATCACAGCAGGGATAGATCTTTCGGTTGGGTCGGTGTTGGGTGTAGCAAGCGTGGTGATGGGGCTTTTGATGAACGAGAGGGGAATATCACCTTTTTGGAGCGTAGTTTTGGGGCTTTTAGTTGGTGTGGGGTTTGGTCTTGCGAACGGTCTTTTGATCACAAAGGCAAAACTTGCACCGTTCATCAGCACACTTGGTATGCTCAGTGTGGGCAGGGGGCTTGCATACGTACTGAGCGGTGGATGGCCGATATCACCGTTTCCGGAGAGCTTCACGATACACGGTCAGGGAATGCTAGGTCCTGTACCCGTTCCGGTGATCTACATGGCAGTGATAGGTGTGATCAGCCACATATTTTTAAAGTACACAGTGACGGGGCGGAGGATCTATGCGATAGGGGGGAACGAAGAAGCATCCAGGCTGGTTGGGATTAAGACGGACAGGATATTGATCATGGTGTACACAATAAACGGATTTTTGGCGGCATTTGCTGGTTTTCTGTTGACGGCATGGCTTGGTGTGGCACAGCCTAATGCGGGACAGGGATACGAACTTGACGTGATAGCGGCGACGGTGATAGGAGGGACCAGTCTGTCAGGAGGGGAAGGAACGATACTTGGTGCATTTTTGGGAGCGGTGATAATGGGAGTTTTGAGGAACGGGATGATACTGCTTGGCGTATCATCGTTCTGGCAGCAGGTAGTGATAGGAATAGTGATCATCATAGCGATAGCGATAGACCAGATCAGGAGGGCGAAAGAGAGATGA
- a CDS encoding sugar-binding protein: MKKGLVLLGLILAFSVFVFAEDISILLAPKSLNNPYWFAVENGMKDAAEKLGIKATFDAPVEADAAKQAEKILSYIVKGVDGIGISPNDPEAIKVVVKRAFDKGIPVIMFDSDSPDSGRYVYIGTNNYNAGYEAGKLMAQFIEKYKPEKKTIKLAILTGGLAALNLNERIRGFKDALEEYSKQSGREIVYVADPFPCDDDSAKAIQIIRDVTRKYTDLDGWFMSGGWPLFAPKETVISALGGPERMKDLLVVGFDTLLPELELVKAGAVKGLVGQRPYDMGYLSVLVLYNMAKVGVENTLKILPKVVREDGTVDYIIDTGVDVVTEENVDQFYEYAKKIYSKR; encoded by the coding sequence ATGAAGAAGGGTCTGGTTTTACTTGGACTGATACTTGCATTCTCCGTGTTCGTTTTTGCAGAAGACATCAGTATACTTCTTGCTCCTAAGTCTCTCAACAACCCGTACTGGTTTGCAGTGGAAAACGGAATGAAGGATGCAGCGGAGAAGCTTGGAATCAAAGCAACTTTTGACGCACCCGTTGAAGCAGACGCTGCGAAACAGGCTGAGAAGATACTGAGTTACATTGTGAAAGGTGTCGACGGAATAGGAATCTCTCCAAACGACCCAGAAGCGATAAAAGTTGTGGTTAAGAGGGCATTTGACAAAGGAATCCCAGTGATCATGTTTGACTCTGATTCTCCAGATAGTGGAAGGTATGTGTACATAGGAACCAACAACTACAACGCAGGATACGAGGCAGGAAAATTGATGGCACAATTCATAGAAAAGTACAAACCTGAGAAAAAGACCATCAAACTTGCCATACTCACAGGAGGACTCGCCGCTCTCAATTTGAATGAGAGAATAAGGGGATTCAAGGACGCTCTTGAAGAATATTCCAAACAGAGTGGAAGAGAGATCGTTTATGTAGCTGACCCATTCCCATGCGATGACGACTCCGCAAAGGCTATTCAGATCATCAGAGATGTGACCAGAAAATACACAGACCTTGATGGTTGGTTCATGTCTGGCGGATGGCCTCTCTTTGCTCCAAAGGAAACCGTCATCTCTGCTCTTGGTGGTCCTGAAAGAATGAAAGACTTACTAGTGGTTGGCTTTGATACTCTGCTTCCAGAACTCGAACTCGTCAAAGCCGGTGCCGTCAAAGGACTTGTTGGCCAGAGGCCTTATGATATGGGTTATCTCTCTGTCCTTGTTCTCTATAACATGGCAAAAGTTGGTGTTGAGAACACATTGAAGATATTACCGAAAGTTGTCAGAGAGGATGGAACAGTTGACTACATCATTGACACAGGTGTGGACGTTGTTACAGAAGAAAACGTTGACCAATTTTACGAATACGCAAAGAAGATCTACTCCAAGCGTTAA
- a CDS encoding carbohydrate ABC transporter permease, whose product MSRSLTQKILLYVAVVFILVWCVFPLYWAFVSSIKPDQDLFEKNPSLFPKRVTFENYVKVFKERPFHINIKNSIIVAGVTTVVALTIGSLAGYAIARLKFKGKVVVMSLILAVSMFPQVSILGSLFLILRSMKLINTYTGLIIPYTAMNLPLTVWVLQSFFRELPKEVEESAFIDGASKLRTLWSIVLPMSAPGLVATGLLTFIAAWNEFLFALTFMQRPNLYTVPVAVALFKGASQYEIPWGQLMAAAVIVTLPLVILVLIFQNRIIAGLSAGAVKG is encoded by the coding sequence ATGAGTCGTTCTTTAACACAGAAGATACTTCTTTACGTTGCCGTTGTCTTCATTCTTGTGTGGTGTGTTTTTCCTCTCTACTGGGCTTTTGTCTCTTCGATAAAACCAGATCAGGATCTTTTCGAAAAGAACCCCTCCCTTTTCCCAAAAAGAGTCACCTTTGAAAACTATGTGAAGGTCTTCAAGGAAAGGCCTTTTCACATAAACATCAAAAACAGTATCATAGTGGCGGGTGTGACAACTGTTGTGGCTTTGACCATTGGGTCTCTTGCCGGATACGCCATCGCGAGGCTCAAATTCAAGGGAAAGGTTGTCGTGATGTCGCTGATCCTTGCGGTGAGCATGTTCCCGCAGGTTTCAATACTTGGTTCACTCTTTTTGATCTTAAGAAGCATGAAACTGATAAACACCTACACCGGGCTCATCATACCCTATACGGCTATGAACCTGCCCTTGACAGTTTGGGTACTTCAGAGTTTCTTTAGAGAACTTCCCAAAGAAGTTGAAGAATCTGCCTTCATTGATGGTGCTTCAAAACTGAGAACGCTCTGGTCCATCGTTCTTCCCATGTCTGCACCAGGACTTGTGGCAACAGGACTTTTGACGTTCATTGCAGCCTGGAACGAGTTCCTGTTCGCACTCACTTTTATGCAAAGGCCGAATTTGTACACCGTCCCAGTTGCAGTTGCTCTCTTCAAAGGTGCTTCCCAGTACGAGATACCGTGGGGTCAGCTCATGGCTGCCGCTGTCATTGTCACACTTCCGCTTGTCATTCTCGTCTTGATCTTCCAGAACAGGATCATAGCAGGATTGAGTGCAGGGGCTGTGAAGGGTTAA
- a CDS encoding carbohydrate ABC transporter permease — MEKRSGWTAFWMILPTILVISIIAFFPLFKTFYDSFYSFGLRPGIERKFVGLQNYFRLFQDTRFIMALKNTIFFTVVSVALETILGVLIAIVVHQRFALRGIVRAAMLVPWAIPTAISSQMWRWMFHDQFGIMSRLWEKLGIIDPGTPILGTPGLAMWAIIFVDVWKTTPFMALLILAGLQVIPEDIYEAARIDGAGTIQRFFRITLPLITPTIGVALIFRTLDALRVFDVVYIMTRGAVNTETLAVYNRHVLMDRAFTGAWFGYGSAISVFIFVLISIFAILYIKSLKLRLD; from the coding sequence ATGGAAAAAAGAAGCGGTTGGACAGCGTTTTGGATGATCTTGCCAACCATTCTTGTCATCTCAATAATAGCCTTTTTCCCGCTTTTCAAGACCTTTTATGATAGCTTTTACAGTTTCGGGTTGAGACCCGGTATAGAAAGAAAATTCGTAGGGCTTCAAAATTACTTCAGGCTTTTCCAAGATACTCGATTCATCATGGCTTTGAAGAACACGATCTTCTTCACGGTCGTTTCGGTAGCACTCGAAACGATTCTCGGTGTACTCATTGCCATCGTTGTTCATCAAAGGTTTGCCCTCAGAGGAATTGTAAGGGCTGCTATGCTCGTTCCATGGGCAATACCAACCGCCATCTCTTCTCAGATGTGGAGATGGATGTTTCACGATCAGTTTGGAATAATGTCAAGGCTCTGGGAAAAACTGGGGATAATAGATCCTGGAACCCCTATCCTGGGAACACCTGGACTTGCTATGTGGGCAATCATATTCGTTGATGTTTGGAAGACAACACCATTCATGGCTCTTCTGATACTCGCTGGGCTTCAGGTGATACCCGAGGACATCTATGAGGCAGCGAGGATAGATGGAGCAGGGACAATACAAAGATTCTTCAGAATCACTCTTCCACTTATAACACCAACAATCGGAGTGGCTTTGATCTTCAGAACACTCGATGCACTGCGTGTGTTCGATGTTGTGTACATCATGACAAGAGGAGCGGTGAACACGGAAACCCTGGCCGTGTACAACAGACACGTTCTGATGGACAGGGCTTTCACCGGCGCGTGGTTCGGGTACGGTTCGGCGATTTCTGTGTTCATATTCGTTCTCATCTCGATCTTTGCGATCCTCTACATAAAGTCTTTGAAGTTGAGACTCGACTGA